In one window of Chryseobacterium sp. JV274 DNA:
- a CDS encoding DUF6443 domain-containing protein, whose protein sequence is MKKIKILGLLFTAMTTYAQSTTENYIQSKTCLSGDCTKKTETVTYFDGLGRPKQIVSVKATTTGKDLVTPITYDAFGRQAKEILPVPANTLNSAIHTGIVNESTANSYYGAANAYTEKEIENSPLDRIKQVAQPGDPWKMSSGHTQKFKYEVNLGTEVKKFITNTTTNTVGTDNKTISSVSIASGSGFYDAGILYKNTVTDEDGTPVIQFQNGRGETVLVRRTDGAQNIDTYYVYNEYGQKAFVIPALAVKKIEQNNNVVTTDILNTYCYQYRYDGLDRQVEKRLSGRDDWESVVYDAADRPVLTQDVNLKNKGQWLLTKYDAFGRVAYTGLITGGSRADLQGQINNLVISETPTAVGFSKNGIVVYYTNTLFTNFQTLLSVNYYDSYPRDTKEFPPAKILDQYVVNEDKALNGGANTQGLPTASYIKNIEDDNWTKTYFYYNTKGGKVAEKTWNHLGGYTKKEFKLDFAGAVDESYTYHKKGNADAEVVIKERFVYDDQKRLLKLYHKVNSLTEELLVENTYNDLGQLTNKKIGNTTGSPLQSIDQTYNIRGWITKVNDPANLNGKLFAYELKYHNPVYSTVSTGKYNGNIAEIDWQAADGGTFRRYNYQYDGLDRLKNGIYSEPNATVPQNNYYNEVLTYDVNGNIQTLKRNRLLSNVGAVVMDDLGYSYTGNRLTKVNDTSGNYGGYPDNSGNTISYDNNGNMISHIDRGMLQIDYNYLNLPNYVKFDQNYVPHDLEVNTYVNTKYLYNAAGEKLRKIYTYGTGRMNLKTVETTDYLDGFQYLNDVLSFVPTSEGYYDFVQNKYIYNYTDQVGNIRLAYYKDASGNAKIDRTTNYYPFGLEFGGELSTANSISPNYKYSSQGQEKQTETGWSSYRWRNYDAAMGRFFNVDPLSEKYAYQSHYNFAENRVVDGRELEGLEWVKSTTLNDNGTKTYTLNATINLVNRSQNLTPEGLEAFKTNFVSQMKESFGGTMNNGDKIKVGNINFTDKGTYTIALTDQISTEQSTTELDNGSEIKGYTFGENGNSQVNYMETVVSGKMTPAYATHEVGHSLGLKHQSDDSNKVKDQVKTDNLMFAPQFEISKKTIPEQKQTIIKNIPDEKAK, encoded by the coding sequence ATGAAAAAAATTAAAATTTTAGGTCTGCTGTTTACAGCGATGACGACCTATGCACAAAGTACAACAGAAAATTATATACAATCCAAAACCTGTCTAAGCGGTGACTGTACTAAGAAGACAGAGACCGTTACCTATTTCGATGGACTGGGAAGACCCAAGCAAATTGTCAGTGTAAAAGCGACCACAACAGGAAAAGATCTTGTTACTCCTATCACTTATGATGCCTTTGGAAGACAGGCTAAGGAAATTCTTCCTGTTCCCGCCAATACCCTCAATTCAGCTATCCATACCGGAATTGTAAATGAAAGTACAGCTAACTCTTATTATGGAGCAGCTAATGCCTACACAGAAAAGGAAATTGAAAATTCACCCTTAGACAGGATAAAGCAAGTGGCTCAGCCGGGTGATCCCTGGAAGATGAGCAGCGGACACACCCAAAAATTTAAATATGAGGTAAACCTTGGGACAGAGGTTAAGAAATTTATTACCAATACAACTACCAATACGGTAGGAACGGATAATAAAACCATTTCTTCGGTTTCCATAGCATCAGGAAGTGGCTTTTATGATGCAGGGATACTATACAAAAATACGGTTACCGATGAAGACGGAACTCCGGTTATTCAATTTCAAAATGGGCGCGGTGAGACGGTACTGGTACGCAGAACAGACGGAGCACAGAATATTGATACCTATTATGTCTACAACGAATACGGCCAAAAGGCATTTGTAATTCCGGCTCTGGCAGTAAAGAAGATTGAGCAGAATAATAACGTTGTTACTACAGATATTTTGAACACCTATTGCTACCAGTACCGATATGATGGACTAGACAGGCAGGTGGAAAAAAGACTTTCTGGAAGGGATGATTGGGAATCTGTGGTGTATGATGCTGCAGACCGTCCGGTGCTTACCCAGGATGTGAACCTGAAAAATAAGGGACAGTGGTTGTTGACCAAATACGATGCTTTTGGTCGTGTTGCTTACACAGGGCTTATCACCGGAGGAAGCCGGGCAGATCTACAAGGACAGATTAATAATCTTGTTATCAGCGAAACACCTACTGCTGTAGGTTTTAGCAAAAATGGGATTGTAGTTTATTATACCAACACGCTTTTTACTAATTTTCAAACTCTTCTTTCCGTTAATTATTATGACTCTTATCCAAGGGATACTAAAGAGTTCCCTCCGGCGAAAATCCTCGATCAATATGTAGTTAATGAAGATAAGGCTCTCAACGGAGGTGCCAATACCCAAGGTCTGCCCACAGCTTCTTATATAAAGAACATAGAGGATGACAACTGGACGAAAACCTATTTCTATTACAACACCAAAGGTGGAAAGGTAGCTGAAAAAACCTGGAATCATCTAGGCGGATATACCAAAAAAGAATTCAAGCTTGATTTCGCTGGTGCTGTGGATGAAAGTTATACCTATCACAAAAAAGGAAATGCAGATGCGGAAGTGGTTATCAAAGAAAGATTTGTATACGACGACCAGAAAAGGCTGCTTAAGCTCTATCATAAGGTGAACAGTCTAACAGAAGAACTTCTGGTAGAAAACACCTACAATGACCTTGGACAGCTTACTAATAAAAAGATAGGTAATACCACGGGTAGCCCTTTGCAGTCAATAGATCAGACTTACAATATCAGAGGCTGGATTACGAAAGTGAATGATCCCGCCAACTTGAACGGAAAGCTCTTTGCCTACGAGCTTAAATACCACAATCCTGTTTATTCTACAGTTTCTACAGGTAAATACAATGGGAATATTGCAGAAATAGATTGGCAGGCTGCTGATGGAGGAACATTTAGAAGATATAATTACCAGTACGATGGATTAGACCGATTAAAAAATGGGATTTATTCTGAGCCCAATGCAACGGTTCCGCAGAATAATTATTACAACGAAGTGCTGACGTATGACGTAAACGGGAATATCCAGACCCTAAAAAGAAATAGATTACTATCAAATGTGGGAGCGGTGGTGATGGATGATTTGGGGTATTCTTACACCGGAAATAGACTTACTAAGGTTAATGATACTTCTGGAAACTATGGCGGTTACCCTGACAATTCAGGAAATACAATCTCTTATGATAATAACGGGAATATGATCAGCCATATTGACAGAGGTATGTTGCAGATAGACTACAATTATCTTAATCTTCCCAACTATGTGAAATTTGATCAGAATTACGTGCCTCATGATTTAGAGGTTAATACCTACGTCAATACAAAATATCTGTATAATGCTGCAGGAGAAAAACTAAGGAAAATCTATACATATGGGACAGGTAGAATGAATTTAAAAACTGTTGAAACGACAGATTATCTGGATGGATTTCAATATTTAAATGATGTATTAAGTTTTGTTCCAACTTCAGAAGGGTATTATGATTTCGTTCAAAATAAGTATATTTACAATTATACCGATCAGGTAGGGAACATCAGACTGGCGTATTACAAAGATGCTTCCGGAAATGCAAAAATAGATAGAACAACGAACTATTATCCATTTGGGCTGGAGTTTGGCGGAGAATTGAGTACTGCCAACTCAATATCTCCAAACTACAAGTACTCTTCCCAAGGGCAGGAAAAGCAAACGGAAACAGGATGGAGTTCTTACCGTTGGAGAAATTATGATGCTGCAATGGGAAGGTTCTTTAATGTTGACCCGTTAAGTGAAAAATACGCTTATCAGTCACATTATAATTTTGCTGAGAACAGAGTCGTTGATGGTAGAGAATTAGAGGGTCTTGAATGGGTTAAGAGCACCACACTAAATGATAATGGAACAAAGACATACACATTAAATGCTACTATCAACCTTGTGAATAGATCACAAAATTTAACTCCAGAAGGTTTAGAAGCATTTAAAACGAATTTTGTTTCTCAAATGAAAGAATCATTTGGTGGGACTATGAATAATGGAGATAAAATAAAGGTGGGAAATATTAATTTTACAGATAAAGGAACTTATACAATTGCATTAACAGATCAAATTTCCACAGAACAGTCAACCACTGAACTCGATAATGGATCTGAAATTAAAGGCTATACTTTTGGAGAGAATGGAAATAGTCAAGTTAATTATATGGAAACTGTTGTATCTGGCAAGATGACACCAGCGTATGCGACACATGAAGTTGGTCATTCTTTGGGACTTAAGCATCAAAGTGATGATAGTAACAAGGTGAAAGATCAAGTAAAGACAGATAATCTAATGTTTGCTCCTCAATTTGAAATCTCTAAAAAGACAATACCAGAACAGAAACAAACTATAATAAAAAATATTCCTGATGAAAAAGCTAAGTAA
- a CDS encoding tyrosine-type recombinase/integrase, protein MKTLALHNTRYVYLEKAFGEWLSTLGYSKMSAYNLPHYVREFLHFLEERKISDLTGLSSKYIREYYFYLTTRKNYRKEGALSSGYINGQFLALDKFFEFLYHKGMKNLPSLHLKRLQSENLKKEILTIDEIKELYKASEEQEYMTEKQEALNYQDKVLLSVYYACGLRRSEGIALCIEDINLDTRILHVKKGKGGKQRLIPFSPSVKECFTLWIYEYRMLIAKDKTESRLLLNRYGKPTTGELMNKRLASLITKTENPKLKEKHITLHGLRHSIATHLLAGGMDIQKVQKFLGHTSLDTTQIYTHLAEETESSM, encoded by the coding sequence ATGAAAACCTTAGCATTACACAATACAAGATATGTGTATTTAGAAAAAGCCTTTGGAGAATGGCTCTCCACATTGGGGTATTCTAAAATGTCTGCATATAACTTACCGCATTATGTAAGAGAATTTTTACACTTTTTGGAAGAACGCAAGATTAGTGATCTTACCGGATTGTCTTCTAAATACATCAGGGAATATTATTTTTATTTAACAACAAGAAAAAATTACAGAAAAGAGGGCGCTTTAAGCAGCGGCTATATCAACGGACAGTTTCTGGCACTGGATAAGTTCTTTGAGTTCCTGTATCATAAAGGGATGAAAAACCTTCCTTCCCTTCATCTGAAAAGACTGCAAAGCGAAAACCTAAAAAAAGAAATACTGACTATTGACGAAATAAAAGAATTGTACAAAGCATCCGAGGAGCAGGAATATATGACAGAGAAACAAGAGGCTCTGAATTATCAGGATAAAGTATTATTATCCGTTTATTATGCCTGCGGGCTTAGGAGAAGCGAGGGCATCGCCTTATGTATAGAAGATATCAACCTCGATACCCGAATCCTCCATGTAAAAAAAGGAAAAGGCGGAAAACAAAGATTAATCCCTTTCAGTCCATCTGTAAAAGAATGCTTTACCCTTTGGATTTATGAATACAGGATGCTTATTGCAAAAGACAAGACAGAATCCCGTTTGTTACTCAACCGCTACGGAAAACCTACAACAGGCGAGCTGATGAATAAAAGGCTGGCCAGTCTGATTACAAAAACAGAAAATCCCAAACTCAAAGAAAAACACATTACCCTGCATGGACTCAGGCACTCTATAGCTACCCATCTATTGGCAGGTGGAATGGATATACAGAAGGTACAAAAATTTTTAGGGCATACCAGTTTAGACACTACCCAGATCTATACCCACTTAGCCGAAGAAACCGAAAGCTCGATGTAG
- a CDS encoding tyrosine-type recombinase/integrase, whose translation MSDFKSYLRQNGLAKSTIEHYYILAMEFITFLDRDHTETENCTEKEILSYIRLLQARNTIQETIQIKMFALKHFFNYQIEKGIRDSNPVKNIKIKTHRKQNIYPVLSSQELQDLYHGYDTEKPALRNIKNKILHYYRLCRKRNKAILGILLYQGATTAEIKRIQVQDIDIRKGTIDIRGGKMGKDRTLELKSHQIVDLMEYLYTTRKELLKCQPEETEILFLSTPIRGQNKVETEEPLNIFNKILQELKMQNPKLINLQQIRVSVIVNWLKKYNLRQVQYKAGHRNIYSTESYLKNDAQELQAEIDKYHPLG comes from the coding sequence ATGTCAGATTTTAAATCCTATTTAAGACAAAACGGCTTAGCCAAAAGTACAATAGAGCACTATTATATACTGGCTATGGAATTTATTACTTTTTTAGACCGGGATCATACAGAAACAGAGAACTGCACAGAAAAAGAAATCCTCTCTTATATCCGGCTATTACAGGCAAGAAATACCATACAGGAAACCATACAGATAAAAATGTTTGCCCTGAAGCACTTTTTTAATTACCAGATAGAAAAAGGAATACGGGACAGTAATCCGGTTAAGAATATCAAAATAAAGACCCATAGAAAACAGAATATTTACCCGGTATTATCTTCACAGGAACTGCAAGACCTTTACCATGGTTATGATACAGAAAAACCAGCCCTTCGTAATATAAAAAATAAGATCCTCCACTATTATCGATTATGCAGAAAACGTAATAAAGCTATCCTGGGCATCCTGCTTTATCAGGGAGCTACTACCGCGGAGATCAAAAGGATACAAGTACAGGATATAGACATCAGAAAAGGAACTATAGACATCAGGGGTGGGAAAATGGGAAAAGACAGAACCTTAGAACTCAAATCCCACCAGATCGTAGACCTTATGGAGTACCTCTACACTACAAGAAAAGAACTCTTAAAATGCCAGCCTGAAGAAACAGAAATTTTGTTTTTAAGCACCCCCATCAGAGGACAAAACAAGGTTGAAACAGAAGAACCGCTGAATATATTTAACAAAATATTACAAGAACTGAAGATGCAAAATCCTAAGCTTATAAATCTACAGCAAATACGGGTATCGGTCATTGTTAACTGGTTAAAGAAATACAATTTAAGACAGGTACAGTACAAAGCAGGGCACCGGAATATTTATTCTACAGAATCCTACTTAAAGAATGATGCTCAGGAACTTCAGGCCGAGATAGACAAATACCATCCGCTAGGGTAA
- a CDS encoding helix-turn-helix domain-containing protein, which produces MVSLGTKLTRLRKKKGYTQQEVADLLNISQPAYHKWETHLAKPAVENLLKISEVYEIDLNDLLEEVPTFNITNNDCSIQNIGNPHSNFYAESPELINGILKNQDAITNLLSVQNKLIETLIDKIKK; this is translated from the coding sequence ATGGTTTCTCTCGGCACTAAATTAACCAGGCTACGTAAAAAGAAAGGATATACGCAACAGGAGGTTGCTGATTTATTGAATATTTCACAACCGGCATATCATAAATGGGAAACACATTTGGCAAAACCCGCTGTTGAAAACCTATTAAAGATTTCTGAAGTTTATGAAATCGACTTAAATGATCTTCTGGAGGAAGTTCCTACCTTTAATATAACAAATAATGATTGCAGTATTCAAAATATTGGTAATCCACATTCCAATTTTTATGCAGAATCACCTGAGCTCATAAATGGAATTTTAAAGAATCAGGACGCAATTACTAATCTTCTTAGTGTTCAAAATAAACTTATTGAAACTCTCATCGATAAAATTAAAAAATAA
- a CDS encoding T9SS type A sorting domain-containing protein — protein MKKNFYSILLLYTAISLQGQQVLWQKDIKSSTQDFLSQVTTTMDQQYLITGSSIQSDKVQQASKQNNGYDFHLIKLNQQGEEVWEKYFSGQNHDYLSAAVTTQDGGFLISGTTFSGKGLDKKEESKGGSDIWLIRINEFGDELWQKTLGSSSDEEARAVIQTTDLGFFVAGNVQNAAKGYGSKDVLITRLDKDGKELSQLVLGGKGLDEVEKMIPTRDGGALLGIYSRSDTGGIKKTENYGEGDFWVVKLSKENKVEWGKNFGGKADDHLRTLALTADGFIIGGESRSERSGNKTAGIEEGTDLWLISLNDKGDEQWQKSYNFGNRDILMGMNVLHSADDKSSKGILLGGYTPSEGRAEKEDNTFWILYLDVNGTEQWRKHITGESRQKEERLSDLKLNRDGSIVLAGTSAEELGKENWKIVKLGDKQVEQLIEKYDIKIYPNPVSDYAYVEIGSLFKEADIMLYDMSGRQLQSIKTKNKVTKINTQALVQGAYVVTIKTDSNKTANAKLIKK, from the coding sequence ATGAAAAAAAACTTTTACAGTATACTCTTATTGTATACCGCAATTTCTTTACAGGGACAACAGGTCCTCTGGCAGAAAGACATCAAATCCTCTACCCAGGATTTTCTAAGCCAGGTTACCACTACAATGGATCAGCAGTATCTGATCACGGGAAGCTCTATCCAGAGTGACAAAGTACAACAAGCGAGCAAGCAGAACAACGGTTATGATTTTCACCTTATCAAACTAAATCAACAGGGAGAAGAAGTCTGGGAAAAATATTTTTCCGGGCAGAATCATGATTATCTCTCTGCTGCTGTTACCACACAGGATGGTGGATTTTTAATTTCTGGAACCACATTCTCCGGAAAGGGTCTTGATAAAAAGGAGGAATCTAAAGGAGGATCAGACATCTGGCTGATCAGAATCAATGAATTCGGAGATGAACTGTGGCAGAAAACGTTGGGAAGTTCTTCCGATGAAGAAGCCAGAGCAGTCATTCAAACTACCGATTTAGGATTCTTTGTTGCAGGTAATGTGCAAAACGCTGCAAAAGGCTATGGTTCTAAAGATGTCTTGATTACTCGATTGGATAAAGACGGAAAAGAATTATCCCAGCTTGTTTTAGGTGGAAAGGGTTTAGATGAAGTCGAAAAAATGATTCCAACCCGTGACGGTGGTGCATTACTCGGAATATACTCACGAAGTGATACCGGAGGTATAAAGAAAACCGAAAATTATGGAGAAGGAGATTTTTGGGTGGTAAAACTTTCTAAAGAAAATAAAGTGGAATGGGGAAAAAACTTCGGAGGAAAAGCAGATGATCACCTCAGAACATTGGCTTTAACTGCTGATGGTTTCATCATTGGAGGAGAATCCAGGTCAGAGAGATCAGGAAATAAAACTGCGGGAATAGAGGAAGGAACAGATCTTTGGCTGATTTCTCTAAATGACAAAGGCGATGAGCAGTGGCAAAAATCCTACAATTTTGGAAATCGTGACATTTTAATGGGCATGAATGTTCTTCATTCTGCAGATGACAAATCTTCAAAAGGAATTTTATTGGGTGGTTATACTCCTTCAGAGGGACGAGCGGAGAAAGAAGACAATACTTTTTGGATTCTTTACCTCGATGTAAATGGTACTGAACAATGGCGGAAACACATTACCGGAGAATCCAGGCAAAAAGAAGAAAGACTTTCCGATTTGAAGCTGAACAGAGACGGATCTATTGTTTTGGCTGGAACCAGTGCAGAAGAACTGGGTAAAGAGAACTGGAAGATCGTAAAATTGGGAGACAAACAGGTAGAGCAATTGATTGAAAAATACGACATCAAAATCTATCCCAACCCTGTATCTGATTATGCCTACGTAGAAATTGGAAGCTTATTCAAGGAGGCTGATATTATGCTGTATGATATGAGCGGAAGGCAGCTTCAAAGTATAAAGACAAAGAACAAAGTCACTAAGATTAATACCCAAGCCCTTGTTCAAGGTGCATACGTGGTAACGATCAAAACTGATAGCAATAAAACGGCGAACGCGAAATTAATTAAGAAATAA
- a CDS encoding helix-turn-helix domain-containing protein: MTIAERIRLYRQQKGFSQAELAEKSQVNSKSLSRYELGSSIPPADVLKNIADALGVSSDALLNDDTVTIKDKELLKKFEIIQEMSEEDQEIIIRFLDLTIRDYKAKKAYS, encoded by the coding sequence ATGACTATCGCAGAACGTATAAGGCTATACAGACAACAGAAAGGGTTTTCACAAGCTGAACTTGCAGAAAAGTCTCAGGTGAATAGCAAAAGCCTTTCCCGTTATGAATTGGGAAGCAGTATTCCTCCCGCTGATGTGCTTAAAAATATTGCAGATGCCTTGGGGGTTTCCAGCGATGCCTTATTAAATGATGATACGGTAACCATTAAAGATAAAGAACTTCTCAAAAAATTTGAGATCATTCAGGAGATGAGCGAGGAAGATCAAGAAATTATCATTCGATTTCTTGATCTTACAATTCGTGATTATAAAGCTAAAAAAGCGTATTCATAA